One stretch of Candidatus Thorarchaeota archaeon DNA includes these proteins:
- a CDS encoding acylphosphatase, producing MNRRAHVFIRGRVQGVFFRATTKRKARKRGVNGWVKNLRDGRVEAVFEGEEDKVKEMIQFCHEGPSSARVEDVEVNWEDHTGVFEGFSIRY from the coding sequence ATGAATAGGAGAGCTCATGTATTCATCAGAGGCAGAGTACAGGGTGTGTTTTTCAGGGCAACTACGAAGAGAAAAGCCCGAAAGAGAGGAGTGAATGGCTGGGTTAAGAACCTCCGAGATGGCCGCGTAGAAGCTGTCTTCGAAGGAGAGGAAGACAAGGTGAAAGAGATGATACAGTTTTGTCACGAAGGGCCTAGCTCTGCAAGGGTAGAGGATGTTGAAGTCAACTGGGAAGATCATACCGGTGTCTTTGAGGGTTTCTCCATACGATATTGA
- a CDS encoding ABC transporter ATP-binding protein, with translation MNSYIDAKDLVKVYRLGEVEVQALRGLSMSAHEGEMVAIVGASGSGKTTLLNILGGITRATAGQTIIAGHDVTNASPAQLGRLRRDVVGHIFQEFNLIPTLTAYENVELPMLAAKKSSKHRKERVTHLLAVMGLEERMNHKPDELSGGQRQRVAIAAALANDPQVLLADEPTGDLDTETGTVVIDHLHTVNKELGKTVLMVTHDPSQARQCDRILRIQDGRIISAQRPSADDETKAVSRVDVVQERISEIKEEISSLDTRVQEGQISPAEFARKRVDLEERLDVFEKELHRLGF, from the coding sequence ATGAATTCGTATATTGATGCGAAAGATTTGGTTAAGGTATACCGTCTCGGTGAGGTCGAGGTGCAGGCCTTACGAGGGCTTTCGATGAGCGCGCATGAGGGAGAGATGGTTGCTATTGTGGGAGCTAGCGGTTCGGGGAAGACTACGTTACTCAATATCCTAGGAGGAATAACACGAGCTACTGCTGGCCAGACCATAATAGCTGGACATGATGTTACAAACGCAAGTCCTGCCCAGCTGGGGAGGCTGAGACGGGACGTTGTTGGTCACATTTTCCAAGAATTCAATCTTATCCCTACTCTTACTGCCTATGAGAATGTGGAGCTTCCCATGCTTGCCGCAAAGAAGTCTTCGAAACATCGGAAGGAACGGGTGACACATCTCCTTGCGGTTATGGGATTGGAAGAGCGAATGAATCACAAACCCGATGAGCTTTCGGGTGGACAAAGACAACGAGTGGCTATCGCTGCAGCCTTAGCTAACGATCCACAGGTTCTCCTTGCAGATGAGCCCACTGGCGACTTGGACACAGAAACCGGCACAGTAGTGATTGATCATCTTCACACTGTGAACAAGGAGCTTGGCAAGACTGTGCTTATGGTTACGCACGACCCAAGCCAAGCGCGTCAATGCGACAGGATTCTCAGAATCCAAGATGGTCGAATCATTTCAGCACAAAGACCTTCTGCTGATGATGAAACTAAAGCGGTATCACGTGTTGATGTTGTCCAGGAGCGAATAAGTGAAATCAAAGAAGAGATATCCTCGTTGGACACGCGAGTACAAGAGGGGCAGATTTCTCCTGCTGAATTCGCCAGAAAACGAGTAGACCTAGAAGAACGATTGGATGTATTTGAGAAGGAATTACATCGGCTTGGTTTCTAA
- a CDS encoding ABC transporter permease has translation MFKYAIKRVVRSYKLFIALTIGVLVATTFFASTNVSADLLARDALNGAIDGVVYDFVVNDIQGSNWTADTFEEVEEEIDGVSQITSHTRTTTLSYNYNNTGTEFQIHGLEWNSNMTQGIQVVSGASSLGPNETYVVKGSENESLFEIGQVISVPISVGISTPPFQKIVEWNMTIAGYVSVPEDRLYSMTQNPFAGILLGPYGFGVNLEYNVLISDWNATMSPILDTCSQVENSTQFAALNSIHCQIDRDALIDPYNIEASITRLREKREAVLARVERFDATVTSSLTRPLQLYSAISLIMNITFMGLSLPIFFMAYFTGTMVSDLGYNLRRREIGLLLTKGYRRGTIRNMFLIEGIVVGALAGAASIFLGTAISFLVVAPSGMSYLSIVTNNPTSIVLSVILGMVLALISVWRPANRASRLELLDALKHYVYVEETSEYKRLLPTITFVLGTYKIIVWLLGIDMNVLLTSLSPGNWLLAIGIIAWLAIDGILNTLGPLFFLYGATKIFMRGSTKFQETVVNAGKRFFGAFGKIATRNVKRNPARNAALVFIVSLIVSYGVFSIGSLFSEYDRVERDARYEVGADLRLELEGEFNTTDILANVTAEEEVVQSTTEHRLSLTSGGRGISARGIKPQEWLDTAFHESGWFLGDMQEMMSQLEEEDGIILSVRIADALGLETGDDFYVKGPLGSTSYQLRIVGLIGYQSFLESFLEDIDVSAMGSYPSYVSWSFLNDTGLINAAATNILIDTTSATNGTELQQKFDSYYPDSIYRSYSYTSQIKNHYERPIESGITKIQWVAVVFAVILAVVGTGLVIILTLREKEAETALLTVRGFSKWQLFRTLFAEVMVMVGFSLLLGTGVGFIQIFGNTNLQSQQYSGLIRPRVVLGGLPGLNMILVVIAVILAAALPVYWESRKPETKVDVLR, from the coding sequence ATGTTCAAGTACGCCATTAAGCGAGTGGTTCGAAGCTACAAATTATTCATTGCTCTGACGATTGGCGTACTGGTGGCAACCACATTTTTTGCCAGTACTAACGTATCAGCAGACTTGTTGGCACGCGATGCATTGAATGGTGCAATAGATGGCGTTGTCTATGATTTTGTAGTAAACGATATTCAAGGTTCTAACTGGACTGCGGATACTTTTGAAGAAGTGGAAGAAGAAATCGATGGAGTCTCACAAATCACCTCACATACACGAACCACAACTCTCTCGTACAATTACAACAATACCGGAACCGAGTTCCAGATTCATGGGCTCGAATGGAACAGCAATATGACGCAGGGTATACAGGTGGTATCCGGAGCTTCTTCATTGGGTCCAAATGAAACGTATGTTGTCAAAGGTTCGGAAAACGAATCGCTTTTTGAAATAGGGCAGGTCATATCAGTCCCGATAAGTGTTGGAATCAGCACTCCTCCTTTCCAGAAAATCGTTGAATGGAATATGACCATTGCTGGCTATGTGTCAGTTCCAGAAGACCGACTGTATTCCATGACTCAGAATCCCTTCGCTGGTATTCTCCTTGGGCCTTACGGATTTGGGGTGAACCTAGAGTATAACGTTCTTATCTCAGACTGGAACGCGACCATGTCACCCATTTTGGATACGTGTAGTCAAGTTGAGAATTCGACGCAGTTTGCTGCATTGAATAGCATCCACTGTCAGATTGATAGAGATGCTCTCATCGATCCTTACAATATCGAAGCTTCTATTACTAGGCTGCGCGAGAAGAGAGAAGCCGTTCTTGCTCGTGTGGAGAGATTTGATGCTACGGTCACGTCCAGTCTAACGAGACCTTTGCAGCTCTATTCAGCCATATCACTGATAATGAATATCACGTTCATGGGGTTATCCCTTCCAATTTTCTTCATGGCATATTTCACAGGAACTATGGTTAGCGACCTTGGATACAATCTTCGGAGAAGAGAGATCGGGCTTCTTCTCACGAAGGGTTACAGACGAGGCACTATTCGAAATATGTTCCTGATCGAGGGTATCGTAGTTGGAGCGTTAGCTGGAGCCGCTTCTATCTTCTTGGGAACTGCTATTTCATTCCTCGTTGTTGCTCCGTCTGGAATGAGCTACCTCTCCATTGTTACGAACAATCCTACATCGATTGTGCTGTCGGTTATCTTGGGCATGGTTTTGGCTCTTATTTCAGTATGGAGGCCAGCCAATAGGGCCTCCAGATTGGAGCTTCTTGATGCCCTGAAACACTATGTGTATGTGGAGGAGACTTCAGAGTACAAACGACTACTCCCAACCATAACCTTCGTGTTAGGTACTTACAAAATCATAGTCTGGCTTCTCGGCATTGATATGAATGTCTTGCTTACCAGCCTCAGTCCGGGTAATTGGCTTCTAGCTATTGGCATCATTGCTTGGCTTGCTATCGACGGGATTTTGAACACCTTAGGCCCACTTTTCTTCCTCTATGGGGCAACGAAGATTTTCATGCGTGGGTCCACAAAATTCCAAGAGACTGTTGTTAATGCAGGAAAGCGTTTCTTCGGCGCTTTTGGCAAGATAGCAACACGAAACGTCAAGAGAAATCCAGCCCGTAATGCTGCCCTCGTCTTCATAGTCTCTCTTATAGTGTCCTATGGCGTTTTCTCAATTGGCAGCCTCTTCTCTGAGTATGATCGTGTCGAAAGAGATGCCCGATATGAAGTGGGCGCTGATCTTAGATTGGAGCTTGAAGGTGAGTTCAATACAACTGATATACTTGCAAATGTGACTGCAGAAGAAGAAGTAGTACAATCTACGACCGAGCATCGGCTGAGTTTGACTTCTGGAGGGAGAGGTATTTCCGCTCGGGGAATCAAACCTCAAGAGTGGCTCGATACAGCATTCCATGAGTCAGGGTGGTTCCTAGGAGACATGCAGGAGATGATGTCTCAGCTTGAAGAGGAAGATGGGATTATTCTTTCGGTAAGAATCGCCGATGCACTAGGACTGGAAACTGGAGACGACTTTTACGTGAAAGGGCCATTGGGATCCACTTCGTATCAGCTTCGAATCGTGGGTCTTATTGGATATCAGTCCTTCTTGGAAAGTTTCTTGGAGGATATTGACGTTTCAGCGATGGGTTCCTATCCCTCCTATGTTTCTTGGTCATTCCTGAACGATACGGGATTGATCAATGCTGCTGCCACAAATATCCTGATAGACACTACGTCGGCAACTAACGGAACTGAGCTCCAACAGAAATTCGATTCCTACTACCCAGATAGCATTTATCGCAGTTACTCCTACACAAGTCAAATCAAGAATCACTACGAACGGCCGATTGAAAGCGGTATCACCAAAATACAGTGGGTAGCAGTTGTTTTCGCGGTAATACTTGCTGTGGTTGGTACAGGTCTGGTCATCATTCTGACGCTTCGAGAGAAGGAGGCTGAGACTGCACTCTTGACTGTTCGGGGATTCAGCAAATGGCAGCTGTTCAGAACGCTGTTCGCTGAAGTTATGGTTATGGTGGGCTTCTCATTGCTTCTCGGGACTGGAGTTGGCTTTATCCAGATATTTGGAAACACGAATCTTCAGTCTCAACAATATAGTGGCTTGATTAGGCCGCGTGTAGTACTAGGTGGTTTACCGGGTCTCAACATGATTCTAGTAGTGATAGCTGTGATATTGGCTGCAGCGCTTCCTGTGTATTGGGAATCCAGAAAGCCGGAAACAAAGGTGGATGTTCTTAGATAA
- a CDS encoding HAMP domain-containing histidine kinase → EALQSVAQTVADAFQYPEIACARLIVEGREYKTANFEETIWNLDKDIWCEGEKIGVLEVCYLKMLQEADIGPFLREELNLLSSVAVQVGEYIELRRIQQRRIEQHQELELYASLLRHDLKNDLSAILGNIDILKMLLNNADEETNKTISSVEAVCERMNSLLTALSRPAESIETNLYALIARIANQTTEEEPQLTIDITADPDVKDARIPASRFLPTVFENLFRNSLDFVEQNPVIAVNLRKTNETVVAVISDNGPGVNEELKDTLFERGSSTRGGGMGLYLSKQIIEGLDGSIELVDTPAGEGATFRIVLPVS, encoded by the coding sequence TGAAGCACTGCAGTCTGTTGCTCAAACCGTGGCAGATGCTTTTCAGTATCCTGAGATAGCATGCGCTCGACTAATAGTTGAGGGTCGCGAATACAAAACAGCCAATTTTGAAGAGACTATCTGGAATCTAGACAAAGATATCTGGTGCGAAGGAGAAAAGATAGGTGTGTTAGAAGTTTGCTACCTTAAAATGCTACAAGAAGCAGACATTGGTCCTTTCCTCCGAGAGGAGCTCAACCTTTTATCATCAGTAGCTGTTCAAGTTGGTGAATACATCGAATTGCGACGTATCCAACAAAGAAGAATTGAACAACATCAGGAACTGGAATTGTATGCATCCCTTCTCCGCCACGATTTGAAAAACGATCTCAGTGCAATACTCGGCAATATTGACATCCTGAAAATGCTCTTGAACAACGCGGATGAAGAAACCAACAAAACAATATCATCAGTAGAGGCCGTCTGCGAGAGAATGAACAGCCTGTTGACAGCTCTCAGTCGCCCTGCAGAATCAATAGAGACCAATCTGTATGCATTAATTGCTAGAATCGCTAACCAAACAACCGAAGAAGAACCACAGCTCACCATAGATATCACGGCAGACCCCGATGTTAAGGACGCAAGGATACCCGCGAGTCGATTTCTGCCGACGGTTTTTGAGAATTTGTTTAGGAACAGCTTAGATTTTGTCGAACAAAATCCAGTAATTGCTGTGAATCTGCGTAAAACAAACGAAACAGTCGTAGCGGTGATATCTGACAACGGACCCGGAGTGAACGAAGAACTCAAGGATACCCTTTTTGAGAGAGGCTCATCAACACGCGGTGGGGGCATGGGTCTTTACTTGTCTAAACAAATCATAGAGGGGCTTGATGGATCAATAGAACTCGTTGATACCCCCGCAGGTGAGGGTGCAACTTTTAGAATCGTGTTACCTGTCAGCTGA